In a single window of the uncultured Methanobrevibacter sp. genome:
- a CDS encoding TIGR00295 family protein yields the protein MEIELLKKENTPKNVIEHCIAVCRKAMKIASNFDNADLDLIRKGALLHDIGRSRTHDLTHAIVGVEIARSHGYDEDVLNIIERHIGAGITAKEAEELGLPVKSYVPQTLEEKIVAHADNLVSGDKEVDVDYVIAKWNRRMENPEDNIKRLIELDKELIKAFEE from the coding sequence ATGGAGATAGAATTACTTAAAAAAGAAAATACCCCTAAAAATGTTATCGAACATTGTATAGCAGTTTGCAGAAAAGCTATGAAAATAGCTTCTAATTTTGATAATGCGGATTTGGATTTAATCCGCAAAGGCGCTTTACTCCATGACATAGGAAGGTCCAGAACTCATGATTTAACCCATGCAATTGTTGGAGTTGAAATTGCACGTTCCCACGGATACGACGAAGATGTCCTCAACATTATTGAAAGACATATCGGCGCAGGAATTACCGCAAAAGAAGCTGAAGAGTTAGGACTTCCAGTTAAATCATATGTTCCGCAGACTTTAGAGGAAAAAATTGTAGCCCATGCTGACAATTTAGTAAGCGGAGATAAGGAAGTGGACGTGGATTATGTTATTGCGAAATGGAATCGCAGAATGGAAAATCCTGAAGATAACATTAAAAGACTTATTGAACTTGATAAAGAATTAATTAAAGCTTTTGAGGAATAA
- a CDS encoding pyruvate kinase alpha/beta domain-containing protein, translating into MARRFITYFDKQGEDYTDELILAVKDKLDVAKNIKYILIASTTGESALKLHNAIDNDDITIINVSHNVGFSGDNESDISNEMIAKLENVGIKTYQGLHAFSGAARGVTNKYGGFSPLDVVADTLRMFSHGVKVSAEISLMAADAGLVPVGEEIMAIGGRAHGVDTAVILTPVNSKNLFNMKIHEIIAMPRD; encoded by the coding sequence ATGGCAAGAAGGTTCATAACATATTTTGATAAGCAAGGAGAAGACTACACTGATGAATTGATTTTGGCTGTTAAAGATAAACTGGATGTTGCTAAAAATATTAAATATATTTTGATAGCATCAACTACTGGCGAATCCGCATTGAAACTGCACAATGCAATTGACAATGACGATATTACTATTATCAATGTTTCCCACAATGTCGGATTCAGCGGAGATAATGAATCAGATATTTCCAATGAAATGATTGCAAAATTAGAAAATGTTGGAATAAAAACATATCAGGGTTTGCATGCATTCAGCGGTGCTGCAAGAGGCGTTACCAATAAATACGGAGGATTTTCCCCATTGGATGTTGTGGCAGATACTTTAAGAATGTTTTCACATGGTGTCAAAGTTTCTGCAGAAATTTCTCTTATGGCTGCAGATGCAGGTCTCGTTCCTGTAGGTGAAGAAATAATGGCCATCGGGGGCAGAGCTCATGGAGTGGACACTGCAGTTATTTTAACTCCGGTCAACTCTAAAAATCTGTTTAACATGAAAATCCATGAAATTATTGCAATGCCAAGAGATTAA
- a CDS encoding DUF5591 domain-containing protein codes for MKVICSSEESLYRPEAVRWRQRMEMMEPLGDTVVLLPCSMKKPYSNSKSHQKFRKLTRSFQELIVTSPFGICPRELENTFPIQSYDVSTTGKWSEDEIEESGRLIEKYTKGKRIVANLAGGYLQSLEAYCDDFVNVCVDERPTSPESLYNLRMELKNHEKISRRQKTLHELRSIAKYQFGENGDKFIPDNVKTKGMYHKRILSNGNQLALLNKDHGLYRLNLPGGEILKDLGINIVSIDFNLETNTVFAPGIEKADHNIIPNDEVVVVRDDSVVGVGKAVMTGREMEECDNGIGVKIKHRFK; via the coding sequence ATGAAAGTAATATGCTCTAGTGAAGAATCTTTGTACCGTCCCGAAGCAGTCAGATGGAGACAGAGGATGGAAATGATGGAACCTCTCGGAGATACAGTTGTCCTATTGCCGTGCAGTATGAAAAAACCTTATTCAAATTCCAAATCACATCAGAAATTCAGAAAACTTACAAGGTCATTTCAGGAACTGATTGTAACTTCCCCATTTGGAATCTGTCCAAGGGAACTTGAAAACACATTTCCTATCCAGTCCTATGATGTAAGTACAACAGGCAAATGGTCTGAAGATGAAATTGAAGAGAGCGGAAGATTAATAGAAAAATACACAAAAGGAAAACGTATTGTTGCAAATCTTGCAGGAGGTTATCTCCAGTCACTTGAAGCTTACTGTGATGATTTTGTAAATGTCTGCGTTGACGAACGACCTACTTCCCCTGAATCCCTTTACAATTTAAGGATGGAGCTTAAAAATCACGAAAAGATTTCAAGAAGGCAAAAGACTCTGCATGAGCTTAGATCTATAGCAAAATATCAGTTCGGTGAAAATGGAGATAAATTTATACCGGACAACGTGAAAACCAAAGGAATGTATCACAAAAGAATATTATCAAACGGCAATCAGCTGGCATTGCTCAATAAAGATCACGGCCTTTACAGATTAAACCTTCCAGGAGGAGAAATCCTTAAGGATTTGGGCATCAATATAGTAAGCATTGATTTTAATCTTGAAACCAATACCGTTTTCGCTCCGGGAATTGAAAAGGCAGACCACAACATCATTCCGAACGATGAAGTGGTTGTTGTTCGCGATGATTCTGTTGTCGGAGTAGGTAAAGCTGTCATGACCGGTCGTGAGATGGAAGAATGTGACAATGGTATTGGCGTGAAAATCAAACATAGATTTAAATAA
- a CDS encoding iron-sulfur cluster assembly protein — protein MSEDLVNDIKDAVSVINDPHMGISIVEMGIVQNITVDGDQAEITLKPTNPGCMSITRIAADAKVRAEHVEGIENAKIIVEGHAMADSINEMINR, from the coding sequence ATGTCAGAAGATTTAGTAAATGATATTAAAGACGCAGTTTCTGTAATTAATGACCCTCACATGGGCATAAGCATTGTAGAAATGGGCATTGTACAAAATATTACCGTAGACGGAGACCAAGCAGAAATTACCCTTAAACCAACAAATCCTGGTTGTATGAGTATCACACGTATTGCAGCTGATGCTAAGGTAAGAGCTGAACACGTCGAAGGTATTGAAAATGCAAAAATTATCGTTGAAGGACATGCTATGGCAGACTCCATTAACGAAATGATTAACAGATAA
- the tfe gene encoding transcription factor E: MIDDPLVKTLLTNVVEDESNLPIVEALESGVETDEEIAKKTGIKLNIVRKVLYKLYDLGLASYKRSKDPETQWFTYSWKFEKEEVINHIKKDSEQYLKMLNDELEHEENNMFFVCPQGHVRFDFDAASDYEFLCPVCMEELEFQDNNDHIKQLKEDIKMVESNFNSFNKQNS, encoded by the coding sequence ATGATAGATGATCCATTAGTAAAGACATTATTAACAAACGTTGTTGAAGATGAAAGCAATTTACCTATTGTTGAAGCACTGGAAAGCGGTGTGGAAACTGATGAAGAAATAGCCAAAAAAACTGGAATCAAATTAAATATTGTTAGAAAAGTGCTTTACAAGCTTTACGATTTAGGATTAGCTAGTTATAAAAGAAGTAAAGACCCTGAAACTCAATGGTTTACATATTCATGGAAATTTGAAAAAGAAGAAGTTATCAATCATATCAAAAAAGATTCAGAACAGTATTTGAAAATGCTAAATGATGAACTTGAACATGAAGAAAACAACATGTTTTTCGTCTGCCCTCAGGGCCATGTCAGATTTGATTTTGATGCTGCTTCAGATTATGAATTCTTATGTCCTGTCTGTATGGAAGAGCTGGAATTTCAGGACAATAATGATCACATTAAACAACTCAAAGAAGACATAAAAATGGTAGAAAGTAATTTTAATTCATTTAATAAACAAAATAGTTAA
- a CDS encoding coenzyme F420-0:L-glutamate ligase, with translation MKDLEDIKHVINGDYIVIPIETGYIKPNEDLNSIINPARELMEDNDYLVIAETPISVSQNRLVDESKYTPSLTAKFLTTVWSKYIWGYVLGPLLGIKKRTIKNLRRLPEETKAHKEVVLQLYGLKHALKPASEAGIDLSNAPGTYVSLLPENPEGVAKEIKDEIGKDVCVMIIDTDATYMKNGKYFTGLPIAIDGIEADKGFFGYFKGQLSENMGSTPLGCSESIDVETALKIANIAEDYQRSLSTEMKTIHSVKAVLGSEIDEVTVEALDSITHTPAVIIRKQ, from the coding sequence ATGAAAGATTTAGAAGATATCAAACATGTAATAAATGGAGACTACATTGTCATTCCAATCGAAACAGGCTACATCAAGCCCAATGAAGATTTAAATTCAATAATAAATCCTGCACGCGAGCTGATGGAAGATAATGATTATTTAGTTATAGCTGAAACCCCTATTTCAGTTTCACAAAACAGATTAGTTGATGAGTCCAAATACACCCCGTCACTGACTGCCAAATTTTTAACAACAGTCTGGAGCAAATACATATGGGGATATGTTTTAGGACCGCTTCTCGGAATTAAAAAAAGAACAATCAAAAATTTAAGAAGACTTCCTGAAGAAACTAAAGCTCACAAAGAAGTAGTTCTTCAGCTATATGGCCTTAAACATGCACTTAAACCGGCTTCCGAAGCGGGAATTGATTTAAGCAATGCTCCCGGAACATATGTGTCACTTCTTCCGGAAAATCCCGAAGGCGTTGCAAAAGAAATTAAAGATGAAATCGGAAAAGACGTCTGTGTAATGATCATTGATACTGATGCAACATATATGAAAAACGGGAAATACTTTACAGGCCTCCCTATTGCCATTGACGGAATTGAAGCAGACAAAGGATTTTTTGGCTACTTCAAAGGACAGCTTTCAGAGAATATGGGATCAACACCTCTTGGATGCAGCGAAAGCATTGATGTTGAAACTGCTTTAAAGATAGCAAACATTGCTGAAGACTATCAGAGGTCACTGTCAACTGAAATGAAAACCATTCACAGCGTAAAAGCAGTACTTGGCAGTGAAATTGATGAAGTTACTGTGGAAGCACTTGACTCAATAACCCACACCCCTGCAGTCATCATTCGTAAACAATAA
- a CDS encoding amino acid-binding protein, with product MMIKMWEKINEKFKKYPARIRVAEKMIELGLSINDDGKIYCGNLKISDKALATAAEVDRRAIKSTIEVIKEDEELNNLFSNIIPAGTLLKNIAKNLDLGVIEIEVGSESEGILAATTNLITKKGMGIRQAYAEDTELQKTPILTIITEEPVKGDLINEFLKIKGVTRVSIY from the coding sequence ATGATGATTAAAATGTGGGAAAAGATAAATGAAAAATTCAAAAAATACCCTGCAAGAATAAGAGTTGCAGAAAAAATGATTGAACTTGGACTGTCAATTAATGACGATGGAAAAATCTACTGCGGAAATTTAAAAATCAGCGATAAAGCATTGGCTACTGCTGCTGAAGTAGACAGAAGAGCAATAAAATCAACAATCGAAGTCATCAAAGAAGATGAAGAACTGAACAACTTATTTTCAAACATAATTCCTGCAGGAACACTGCTTAAAAACATTGCAAAAAATCTTGATTTAGGAGTAATTGAAATAGAAGTGGGATCTGAAAGCGAAGGAATACTCGCAGCTACAACAAATCTGATAACAAAAAAAGGAATGGGTATTAGACAAGCCTATGCCGAAGACACAGAGCTTCAAAAAACACCAATATTAACAATAATTACAGAAGAGCCTGTGAAAGGCGATCTGATAAATGAATTTTTAAAAATAAAAGGAGTAACAAGAGTGTCAATCTACTGA
- a CDS encoding glycosyltransferase — MKALLVVTGRGLGGDASIALNVVKALEKRNVECEIALDESAPGILFEKNGYSWHKISIPQAGGHVATKASALKGALKLIPASFKARSLIRKENYDFVVGVLGGGAIVASLGAKLARKPVFSLISTPLDSKVCPKMNPSFLFPEIDKFRWQNLPKNIEKTFYPLADNIGKGDADIALQKLKEFPNFDENKKTIMFSSGSSIFKGMIDAINLACKCSDKYNLVLLGLPLHDEYMDMIDEEKIIYAGYIDWISHLFKYADLAVLTDDGVSLEEAVASKIPIITLTKVKWGRYQNMAGVYKGAMIESEIGDVCKSIEEAFANYDSMKKCNLIYADKCLNAGDELIDKMLKKLE; from the coding sequence ATGAAAGCTTTGTTGGTAGTTACCGGAAGAGGATTAGGCGGAGACGCATCTATTGCACTCAATGTTGTAAAGGCATTGGAAAAGAGAAATGTTGAATGTGAAATAGCTCTGGATGAGTCCGCACCTGGAATATTGTTTGAAAAGAACGGATATTCCTGGCATAAAATATCAATTCCTCAGGCAGGAGGTCACGTAGCCACTAAAGCATCCGCATTGAAAGGTGCTCTGAAACTTATTCCTGCATCATTTAAGGCAAGATCATTAATAAGAAAAGAAAATTATGATTTTGTAGTTGGTGTTTTAGGAGGTGGAGCTATTGTTGCTTCATTAGGTGCTAAACTTGCCAGAAAACCTGTTTTTTCTTTAATATCAACACCTCTCGATTCAAAGGTCTGTCCTAAAATGAACCCTTCCTTTTTATTCCCTGAAATCGATAAGTTCAGATGGCAAAATCTGCCGAAAAATATCGAAAAGACTTTTTATCCTTTAGCAGACAATATCGGCAAAGGTGACGCTGACATTGCACTTCAAAAACTTAAGGAATTTCCTAATTTTGATGAAAATAAAAAGACAATCATGTTTTCATCAGGCTCATCAATATTCAAGGGCATGATAGATGCGATAAACCTTGCTTGTAAATGCAGCGACAAATACAATCTTGTTCTGCTCGGTCTGCCTCTCCATGATGAATATATGGACATGATTGATGAAGAAAAGATTATCTATGCAGGATACATTGACTGGATAAGTCATCTGTTTAAATATGCAGATTTAGCGGTGCTGACTGATGACGGAGTGTCTCTTGAGGAGGCGGTAGCGTCCAAAATCCCTATCATCACACTGACAAAAGTAAAATGGGGAAGATACCAGAACATGGCCGGCGTATATAAAGGAGCAATGATTGAATCTGAAATAGGTGATGTATGCAAAAGCATTGAAGAGGCATTCGCCAATTATGATTCAATGAAGAAATGCAATCTGATTTATGCAGATAAGTGTCTCAATGCCGGTGATGAGCTTATAGACAAAATGTTAAAAAAATTAGAATAG
- a CDS encoding NAD(P)/FAD-dependent oxidoreductase, with translation MMNIVIGSGPAGRLGSLELGKLGKDVTLIEKNHIAGTCLNEGCMVVCALTDITKYIDLTNRFNEHGFIKSQLDISYDKIVEKIVETQEKLRHLNQLENESYGNKIIYGEASIDGETVKVNGESFEYDNLLIATGARPFIPDIKGSEYGLTNKDILKLDDVPEKLNIIGGGIIACEIANIYSTLGSEVNIIARSRILKEISETSKKYVLENIMGDINVFENTNVAEAFKDKVITDNGDELEGVPFFATGRVPNSEIAEGTVELDSDRSIKVNEMMKTNVENIYAAGDVTGGYQLTPVARREGITAARNIAGYSNKVSYHCIPQTLSLNTEVSFVENEKSECSEEDKQIIGIPGIAGPHSFWNILNGDTGYTEVEFDKKNNKINRINSISPSSVSDVAYQAYLMRMDYDLDNFDEFLEIHPSTDSNYKIIKTMWL, from the coding sequence ATAATGAATATTGTTATCGGTTCAGGCCCTGCGGGAAGATTAGGTTCCCTTGAGCTTGGAAAATTAGGAAAAGATGTTACTTTAATTGAAAAAAATCATATAGCTGGAACTTGTTTAAATGAAGGATGCATGGTTGTCTGTGCATTAACTGACATTACAAAATACATTGATTTGACTAACAGATTCAATGAACACGGATTTATTAAAAGCCAATTAGACATTTCCTACGATAAAATTGTAGAAAAAATCGTTGAAACCCAAGAAAAACTAAGACACCTGAACCAGCTGGAAAATGAAAGCTATGGAAATAAAATCATATATGGAGAAGCAAGCATTGACGGCGAGACCGTTAAAGTAAACGGTGAAAGCTTTGAATATGACAATCTCCTGATAGCTACCGGCGCACGTCCGTTTATTCCAGACATTAAAGGCAGCGAATACGGACTTACCAACAAGGACATTTTAAAGCTTGATGACGTTCCGGAAAAGTTAAACATTATCGGAGGAGGAATTATAGCCTGCGAAATAGCTAATATCTATTCCACACTCGGAAGTGAAGTCAACATTATTGCAAGAAGCAGAATCCTTAAAGAGATAAGCGAGACTTCAAAAAAATATGTTCTTGAAAACATCATGGGCGACATTAACGTGTTTGAAAACACAAACGTTGCAGAAGCATTTAAAGACAAAGTCATAACCGACAACGGCGATGAGCTGGAAGGAGTTCCTTTTTTTGCAACAGGAAGAGTTCCTAACAGTGAAATAGCTGAAGGCACGGTTGAGCTTGACAGTGACAGAAGCATTAAAGTTAATGAAATGATGAAAACTAATGTTGAAAATATATATGCTGCAGGAGATGTTACCGGAGGATATCAGCTGACACCAGTAGCTAGAAGAGAGGGTATCACCGCTGCAAGAAATATTGCAGGATACTCAAATAAAGTAAGCTACCATTGCATTCCTCAAACATTAAGTCTGAACACTGAAGTGAGTTTTGTTGAAAATGAAAAATCCGAGTGCAGTGAAGAGGACAAACAAATCATTGGAATTCCGGGAATTGCAGGACCTCATTCATTCTGGAACATTCTAAACGGTGATACAGGTTATACTGAAGTTGAATTTGACAAGAAAAACAATAAAATCAATAGAATCAATTCAATATCTCCATCATCTGTAAGTGATGTTGCATATCAGGCATATTTAATGAGAATGGATTATGACCTGGACAATTTCGATGAATTTTTGGAAATCCATCCGTCTACAGATTCAAACTATAAAATTATAAAAACAATGTGGTTGTAA
- a CDS encoding HypC/HybG/HupF family hydrogenase formation chaperone, with protein sequence MCIAAPAHVIEIDREENLLVADFGGARQQAKLDLLPEVEVGDYVLIHAGFAIEKLTEEAAKESLEAWEELLDILEEEDREMEKARMEQINQ encoded by the coding sequence ATGTGTATTGCAGCACCCGCTCATGTTATTGAGATAGATAGAGAAGAAAATTTGTTGGTTGCTGACTTTGGTGGAGCAAGACAACAAGCAAAATTAGACCTTTTACCTGAAGTGGAAGTTGGCGATTATGTTTTAATCCATGCTGGTTTTGCAATTGAAAAATTAACTGAAGAAGCTGCTAAAGAATCTTTAGAAGCTTGGGAAGAGTTATTGGATATCCTCGAAGAAGAGGATAGAGAAATGGAAAAAGCAAGAATGGAACAAATCAATCAGTAG